One region of Anaerolineae bacterium genomic DNA includes:
- a CDS encoding DegT/DnrJ/EryC1/StrS family aminotransferase: MIPISKPLLGEEERQAVLEVLDSGMLVQGRRVQEFEEAFAAFCGVRHAVATSSGTTALQTALMAHGIGAGDEVITTAFTFIASANAIRFVGARPVFVDIDPRTFTLDPNQVEDAITPRTRAILPVHLYGLMADMPAIMDIAARRGLVVIEDACQAHGAAIGERLAGSFATGCFSFYPSKNMTTAEGGMITTNDDAIARRCRLIRNHGMSEQYLHEAEGYNFRMTDIQAAIGLVQLRRLPEFNARRIANAAYLSAHLRGVVVPYVPAGYRHVFHQYTVRVPDGRRDALAAGLAERGIASRVYYPLAVHQQPYYRELGYRDILPATEQACREVLSLPVHPALTPQELSYIVEAVNEIL, encoded by the coding sequence ATGATCCCGATTTCGAAACCGCTGTTGGGAGAAGAAGAGCGCCAGGCCGTGCTGGAGGTGTTGGATTCCGGCATGCTGGTGCAGGGCCGGCGCGTCCAGGAATTCGAAGAGGCCTTCGCCGCCTTCTGCGGGGTACGGCATGCCGTGGCCACCTCCTCGGGGACGACAGCCCTGCAGACGGCGCTGATGGCCCACGGCATCGGCGCCGGCGATGAGGTCATCACCACTGCCTTCACCTTTATCGCCAGCGCCAATGCCATCCGCTTCGTCGGCGCGCGGCCGGTCTTCGTGGACATTGATCCCCGCACCTTCACCCTGGACCCGAACCAGGTGGAAGATGCCATCACGCCGCGCACACGCGCCATCCTGCCGGTACATCTGTACGGCCTGATGGCGGACATGCCGGCCATCATGGATATCGCGGCGCGCCGCGGCCTGGTGGTGATCGAGGATGCCTGTCAGGCGCACGGCGCGGCCATCGGGGAGCGCCTGGCCGGCAGTTTCGCCACCGGCTGTTTCTCCTTTTACCCCTCGAAGAACATGACCACGGCCGAGGGGGGCATGATCACCACGAACGACGATGCGATCGCCCGGCGCTGCCGGCTGATCCGCAACCACGGCATGAGCGAGCAGTACCTGCACGAGGCAGAGGGCTATAATTTCCGCATGACCGATATCCAGGCGGCCATCGGGCTGGTGCAACTGCGCCGTCTGCCCGAGTTCAACGCCCGCCGCATCGCCAACGCGGCGTATCTGAGCGCCCACCTGCGGGGGGTGGTGGTGCCGTACGTGCCGGCCGGCTACCGACATGTCTTCCACCAGTACACCGTGCGGGTGCCCGATGGCCGGCGCGATGCGCTGGCCGCCGGCCTGGCGGAACGGGGCATCGCCAGCCGGGTCTATTACCCCCTGGCGGTGCATCAACAGCCGTATTACCGCGAATTGGGATATCGTGATATACTGCCGGCGACCGAACAGGCCTGCCGGGAGGTGCTCTCCCTGCCGGTGCATCCGGCCCTGACGCCCCAAGAACTCTCATATATCGTGGAGGCGGTGAACGAAATCCTATGA
- a CDS encoding N-acetyltransferase — protein sequence MIKIHPTADVSPDAIIGDGTQIWHHAQVREGARIGEQCILGKGVYVDHHVFIGNRVKIQNYSSIYYGVTIEDGVFIGPHVVFTNDRYPRAITPEGALKGADDWVVTPTLVKEGASIGAGAVILPGVTIGRYAMVGAGAVVTRDVLDHAIVLGNPARQWDFACICGRPLFPDGDGWTCRECHRHYRPTPQGPKFVDFRR from the coding sequence ATGATCAAGATCCACCCCACGGCTGACGTTTCCCCCGATGCCATCATCGGTGATGGGACCCAAATCTGGCATCATGCCCAGGTGCGGGAGGGGGCCCGCATCGGGGAGCAGTGCATCCTGGGCAAGGGCGTCTATGTGGACCACCATGTCTTCATCGGCAACCGGGTGAAGATTCAGAACTATTCGTCCATATATTACGGCGTGACCATCGAGGACGGGGTGTTCATCGGGCCGCATGTGGTCTTCACCAACGACCGCTACCCACGCGCCATCACGCCGGAGGGTGCGCTGAAGGGGGCGGATGATTGGGTGGTGACGCCGACGCTGGTCAAGGAAGGAGCTTCCATCGGCGCCGGCGCGGTCATCCTGCCGGGCGTGACCATCGGCCGCTATGCCATGGTGGGCGCCGGCGCCGTGGTGACGCGCGACGTGCTGGACCACGCCATTGTGCTGGGCAACCCGGCGCGGCAGTGGGATTTCGCCTGCATCTGCGGCCGGCCGCTCTTCCCCGATGGCGACGGCTGGACCTGCCGCGAGTGCCACCGCCACTACCGCCCCACGCCCCAGGGGCCGAAATTCGTGGACTTTCGCCGCTGA
- a CDS encoding Gfo/Idh/MocA family oxidoreductase, which produces MSKLLRAAVIGVGSMGRNHARVYAEMEDVQLIAVADVDQAAAVRVANIYGVRAYADYRMMLEAEPLDLVTIAVPTRLHREVAEEAAAHGVHLFVEKPLAGSVEDARAIIDAARAAGVKLGVGHIERFNPAILQLKVELDAGRLGRMFQLHARRVGPFPPRVEDVGVVFDLATHELNIMEYLANARVVSLYAETEREIHEQHEDLLSGVIKLDNGVVGVLDINWLTPTKIRELSVIGERGMFRVNYLTQELYLHENSFFSENWESAVALMGVSEGRTIKYEIKRKEPLKAELESFVEAIREDKPPAIGGEEGLRAVFLAQKLVESGLRHEVVHL; this is translated from the coding sequence ATGAGCAAACTTCTGCGTGCCGCGGTGATAGGCGTGGGGAGCATGGGGCGCAACCATGCCCGCGTCTATGCGGAAATGGAAGATGTGCAGTTGATCGCCGTGGCGGATGTGGACCAAGCCGCCGCGGTGCGGGTGGCCAATATATACGGGGTGCGCGCCTACGCGGATTACCGCATGATGCTGGAGGCGGAGCCGCTGGACCTGGTGACCATTGCTGTGCCCACGCGACTGCATCGGGAGGTGGCGGAGGAGGCCGCGGCGCACGGCGTGCATCTGTTCGTGGAGAAGCCGCTGGCCGGCAGTGTGGAGGACGCGCGGGCCATCATTGATGCGGCGCGCGCCGCCGGCGTCAAGCTGGGCGTCGGCCACATCGAGCGCTTCAACCCGGCCATCCTGCAGTTGAAGGTGGAGCTGGATGCCGGCCGGCTGGGCCGCATGTTCCAGCTCCATGCCCGCCGCGTCGGTCCCTTCCCGCCGCGGGTAGAAGATGTCGGCGTGGTCTTCGATCTGGCAACCCATGAGCTGAATATCATGGAGTACCTGGCCAATGCCCGCGTGGTCAGCCTGTATGCCGAGACCGAACGCGAGATCCATGAACAGCACGAGGACCTCCTCTCGGGGGTGATCAAGCTCGACAACGGCGTGGTCGGTGTGCTGGACATCAACTGGCTCACCCCTACCAAGATTCGCGAGCTGTCGGTCATCGGCGAGCGCGGCATGTTCCGTGTCAACTACCTGACCCAGGAGCTGTACCTGCACGAGAACAGCTTTTTCAGCGAGAACTGGGAGAGCGCGGTGGCGTTGATGGGGGTGAGCGAGGGGCGCACCATCAAGTACGAGATCAAGCGCAAGGAGCCGCTCAAGGCGGAGCTGGAGTCCTTTGTGGAGGCGATCCGGGAGGACAAGCCGCCGGCCATCGGCGGGGAGGAGGGCCTGCGGGCGGTGTTCCTGGCGCAGAAGCTGGTGGAATCCGGCCTGCGCCATGAAGTGGTGCATCTGTAA